A genomic segment from Triticum dicoccoides isolate Atlit2015 ecotype Zavitan chromosome 1A, WEW_v2.0, whole genome shotgun sequence encodes:
- the LOC119281961 gene encoding PRA1 family protein A1-like — protein MDWSAVTAEDLVAALREVDWSTPPRPVPEFFSRFTVPRSYSKWTSRLKCNLYYYRTNYFILIMFILGLGFLWKPVAILAAFMTGFSIAFLNDSFAVTFNEKVTRTVRQFSPHLAAKMRPPITPVIRGRPSSKRSIHICGRPRWLFVLLFSAVSCMLWLTSCSLLTVLWALLIALLTTVLHASFRTPNLKARLNTFREEFRAVWRNYSEL, from the exons ATGGACTGGAGCGCGGTGACGGCGGAGGACCTGGTGGCCGCGCTGCGGGAGGTGGACTGGTCCACGCCGCCGCGCCCCGTCCCGGAGTTCTTCTCCCGCTTCACCGTCCCCCGCTCCTACTCCAAGTGGACCAGCCGTCTCAAGTGCAACCTCTACTA CTACAGGACAAACTACTTCATCTTGATCATGTTCATTCTTG GGCTGGGTTTCCTTTGGAAGCCAGTTGCTATTCTTGCAGCTTTTATGACTGGATTCAGCATTGCATTTCTTAATGACAG TTTTGCTGTCACTTTTAATGAGAAAGTCACACGAACTGTCAGGCAGTTCTCACCACATTTAGCTGCAAAGATGAGACCACCGATAAC CCCTGTTATTCGTGGTCGACCAAGCTCGAAGAGATCAATTCATATTTGTGGTCGGCCTCGCTGGTTGTTTGTTCTTTTATTTTCGGCAG TTAGctgcatgctctggttgacctcatGCAGTCTCCTCACGGTTCTATGGGCGCTTCTCATTGCTCTGCTTA CAACGGTACTTCATGCCAGCTTCAGAACACCTAATTTGAAAGCACGTCTGAATACGTTCAGAGAGGAATTCCGAGCAGTTTGGCGGAATTATAGTGAGCTCTAG
- the LOC119281950 gene encoding uracil phosphoribosyltransferase-like, whose amino-acid sequence MPSPATATAAAAGAPLHRRPCAPRRLVQASYCSLASRALVEPARHAAPAPLLVRRPRPSLAVARAASPDAATGSSRSPASGGQMLVFVPPHPLIKHWVSVLRNEQTPCAVFRSAMAELGRLLIYEACRDWLPTITGEIQTPVAVSSVEFIDPREPVMVVPILRAGLALAENASSILPATKTYHLGLRRDEETLQPSVYLNNLPEKIPEGTRVLVIDPMLATGGTIVAAIDLLVDRGVTSKQIKVVSAVAAPPALQKLSNKFPGLHVYAGMIDSEVDERGYIVPGLGDAGDRSFNT is encoded by the exons ATGCCGTCGCCCGCCACGGCCACGGCCGCGGCCGCGGGAGCGCCCCTCCATCGCCGCCCGTGCGCACCGCGCCGCCTCGTGCAAGCCTCCTACTGCTCCCTCGCCTCCCGCGCGCTCGTCGAACCCGCGCGCCACGCCGCCCCGGCCCCGCTGCTCGTCCGCAGGCCCCGGCCGTCTCTGGCGGTGGCGAGGGCGGCGAGCCCCGACGCCGCCACCGGTTCGTCGCGGTCGCCCGCCTCCGGCGGCCAGATGCTG GTGTTCGTCCCGCCGCACCCGCTGATAAAACACTGGGTCTCCGTCCTGCGCAACGAGCAGACGCCCTGCGCCGTCTTCC GGAGTGCTATGGCAGAGCTTGGTCGTCTCCTCATATATGAAGCCTGCAGGGATTGGCTG CCTACAATCACAGGAGAAATCCAAACACCCGTGGCTGTTTCAAGTGTTGAATTCATTGATCCAAGGGAGCCTGTTATG GTTGTTCCAATTCTGAGAGCTGGTCTTGCTCTAGCTGAAAACGCTTCATCAATTTTGCCAGCCACCAAGACTTATCACCTTG GACTTCGTAGGGATGAAGAAACACTTCAACCTTCGGTATATCTCAACAA CTTGCCAGAAAAGATTCCAGAGGGGACTCGTGTGCTAGTTATTGATCCAATGCTGGCCACTG GTGGGACAATCGTTGCTGCTATTGACTTGTTGGTTGACCGTGGAGTTACAAGCAAACAAATTAAAGTT GTATCAGCTGTTGCAGCACCTCCTGCGCTACAAAAGCTCAGCAACAAGTTCCCTGG GCTCCATGTGTACGCAGGGATGATCGATTCTGAAGTAGACGAGAGAGG GTACATAGTTCCCGGGTTGGGAGATGCTGGTGATAGAAGCTTTAATACATAA